AATCAGTAGTAGCGGCAAAAGCTGCAGGGGCAAGACTACAGCCAAAACCGACCAAGCTGGTGGTCAATGCACTAAAAAGCGCTGTGCGGGTAAAATAAAGACGCGGAGTGTCGTTAGCACTAATAGTAGCACTAGATTTGATTGAGCTATTTTGGCAACCTAAGAGGTCAGGCAACTTAACAGGTACGTTATGCACTGGCGTTGAAGGCTGATGTTTCATATTCATTCCTATTCCCTCACGCAGTGCAAGGTTGCTGACGCTGACGACTATTAAGTCTTGGCGGTAAATACAGTGATGACAACAATTATAATGAGCTAAAACAATTTTTTAACTTGCAGCTTTACTTTTTGTCTGACGATTTAGCCTACGATTGAAGCATTAACATGTAATTAGTATATAAAAAATTACTTACATCAGACCATTTAAGCATCGTCAAACCTTTGCTATTAGTCACTCTATTAGGATTTAGTCGGCTAAAATTTACAAATCATAACTTAGTTAATTATTAAATCATAGCATTGGACGTATGTATTTTTGCCAAAGCCTTGCTATTATACGGCTTAACATTGATAAAACCTATGCCATATTTAGTTAAGTTTTTGATAGCGTTGATAATTACCCTAGTATTAATGACTATCTTCTCCGTCTTGCTTCACTTTTATTTGTCTTGACCCATTTGTAGGAATTTTCATGGCCAATCAGTTTCAGTTATTTAAGCGTCGCCGTTTTAGCGCCATGTTTTTTACCCAATTTTTGGGAGCGCTTAATGACAATATTTTTAAGCAAGCGCTGATATTAGTTCTGACCTACACGGCGGCGAGCCAGCTTGGCGTTGAGGTTAGTATTTTAAATAACTTGGCAGCCATGTTATTTATTTTGCCGTATTTTCTATTTTCAGCGCTGGCAGGGCAAATCGCTGACAAGTTTGAAAAGTCTAAATTGACCCGCTTAACTAAGCTGCTTGAGCTATCCATTATGGTGATTGCGGCAGTGGGCTTTGTATTTGAGTGGTATGCACTCTTATTTGTCTCGTTATTTTTGATGGGCACACAATCTACCTTTTTTGGGCCTATCAAATATGCCTACTTGCCACAAGCGATGCAAGAAAATGAATTGGTCGGTGCCAATGGTCTGTTTCAAATGGGTACGTCATTAGCGATATTACTTGGTATGATTATCGCTGGCGTCTTAACCCAAGTGCCACAGCCGCTCTATTGGATTAGTCTAACTGTATTAGTCGTTGCGATATTAGGTTATTTCGCCGCCCGATCTATACCCACCATGCCAGCGATGCAGCCTGATTTAAAGATTAATTGGAATATCTTTACCACCAGTGTGTCAACGGTACGTTATTTATATTCCTTACGGTTTTTGTTCTTCGTTATCTTGGGCAACAGCTGGTTTTGGTTTTATGGCGCGACTTTTTTGACCCAAACACCTGAATTCAGCAAAGTCATTCTTCATGGCGATGAATCAGTGGTAATTTTCCTGCTGACTTTATTTTCAGTTGGGGTCTCTATCGGCTCATTATTATGCAAAAGGCTTACCAAGAATCAGGTCAGCTTACGTTTATTACCCTTTGGTATCGCTGGTTTGAGTATCTTTGCTATCGACTTGTATTTTTCGCTATCAGGATTGTCGATTGATGTGAGTAGCGAGACCTTAATCGGAGTGAGCGGATTATTTGCTATTTCTGGTAGCTGGCGTGTGTTTGTCGATTTATTCTTTTTGGGCTTTAGTGGCGGCTTATATATCGTCCCGTTATATGCGTCTATGCAGGCGTATGCACCCAAAAGCCATCGTGCACGCATCGTTGGTGCCAATAACATATTTAATGCCATATTTATGGTTGGCTCAGCGATTTTTTCTATCGTGGTATTAAATAGCTTAGGTATGTCACTACCGCAGTTATTCCTTGTTACAGGCTTGCTTAATATTGCCTTTGGGGTATTTTTATATACCAAGCTAAATAAACATATCAAACATGCCAGCATACAAACTCATGATGATCAGCTAAACAGACATGATTAAAGGGTTTGATAATTTGAATCAACAGCATTAATGACAGCTGCCGTTATAAATCGATTGCTGAACGCCTCATTATTATGATGCTGACCATTGATGTTGTTTGCTATAGTAAGCGCTAAGATTGAGTAGTAGTCGCTGCAACGCTTTAAAAAACCCATAGCAACACGTTATTCATAATAAATAATGCCATCAGGAGTGAATCATGGCTTTGCGTTCCTTATCTAAAATCGATCAATTACTGCTTGGGGTAGACAAGGCATTGCGAGCGGTCGTACCGCATTCCAATCCGAGTACTCGCCCTCTACCTGTGAGTAGTGATGAGATTCCTGAGCTGAGTATTACAGAATCGCGGCACGTTGCAGGGCTGATGCGTATCAATCATACCGGAGAAGTATGTGCGCAAGGGCTGTATCATGGGCAAGCATTTACGGCAAAAGATAATAGTGTCAAACGAGCCATGCAGCAATCTGCCGAAGAAGAAGTCGACCATCTGGTCTGGTGTGAGACGCGTCTAAGCGAGCTTGGTAGTCATCCAAGTGTGTTTACACCTTTATGGTATGGCATGTCTTTTGGTCTCGGCGCAGTAGCAGGTGCCATTTCTAACGAGTTTAGCTTGGGGTTTGTCGCTGAAACAGAAGCACAAGTTAGCGAACATCTGCAAGATCATATTGGACAATTACCACCGCAAGATCAGCGCTCAAAAGAGATATTGGCACAAATGGATAGCGAGGAATTACATCATCGTGAGTTGGCACTTGCCAATGGTGGCGCTGCATTGTCGCCACTCATGCGTCATACCATGCGCTGGATGGCAAACCGCATGAAAGCCACGGCTTATCATTTTTGATTGATTTACTTTGACAAACACAGGGCAGCAAAAAATGCCTCAGTAATGACTTTTAACACTCCTACTACTGTTCGTATTGAGATTAATTTGCTAGGGTATAAAAAACTGTACGATTTTGCCATAACTATATGAGTACAACGTCAATGTCTAGCAGATATCAAGCAGCTATTAAGCAATGGATTTATCAATAACGACCAAATAGACAAAACAACGATTAAATAAGGTAACTATCTTTATGAACGCCATCAGTCAACCGACCCACTCTCAAAGATCGCCTAAGTTTGCGACTTTAACCGCATTGGCCGCAGCTTGTGCCATGATGTTATCTGCGCCTGTGAATGCTGCCGAAATTGATGCTTCAGCGACTGCAACTACTTCTGTACCGAGCGCGATTGACTCAAGCAAACGAGTGATTCGTCTTGCTAGACCTAATGCAGCTGTCGGTGCTACTCAGGCAGCAATCACTGTTCAACCAGAAGTGGCAACAAGTACTGCAGCACAAGTGAGTGCTCAAGCAAATATCAATACGAATCAACAAAGCAGTGCCCAAGTTACTAATACTCAAATAAACAATACACAGCCCACTCGTGCGCTTCAAAATACTATCCAAAATCAAGCCATCCAAACCAATCAGAATACTGAGCTTACAGGGACGACACGGGTTTATGAGCGTGGACCGATGGTTGCAACGGGTATCGATTTACGTGGTGGTCAGCTGTCAAACATTCCAACGCCGCAAGTGCAACTTTCAGACATCAGCTTTGTACCTACCATCTTGATAGCGCAGCAAACCGGTCTTGGTACAGACAAATTGGATGTCAGTCTACTCGATGATTTTATTAAAGACACATCACCATATGCACGCCATTATCCACCAAACTTCCCTAACCGCACCCAGCGTCATTACGCTCGTGAAAAAATCAAAGTACTAACTGACTGGATTGAACCTTATGCCAAATCGCCTAAGGCTTCTTACGATGTTTTACTGCGTGCTGCTAAGCTCAATGGTATGGGACGTAACTTAGACTTAGGGTCAGAATATACGGTACGTGGTGGGCAATATATTGACCGTGCCATCAAAATCAAACCAGATAGCGGCGAAGCCAACTTTATATATGGCATGATGCTCTCAGAAGGCGGTGGTTTTAAAGAAGGTCAAAAGTATCTTGATCAAGCGGTTAGCTTAGGTTATACCGAAGCAGAGCAAAGCTTGGCACAATCGGATGTTTTGAGTGATCGCCGTGAAAAAGCGCTAGAGCGTTTGCGTCGTTTAGAGCAGAAAGTCCCAGACAATACGGTTATCCGTCAGCAAATCAAGCTGATCGAAGACGGTAAGTTTTATATTTGGGATATACCAGCATCAAATATAAAACCAAATATGTAAATCAAAACCTTATAAAGATGATGTATGACAAATACGTCATCAATGTTAGATAAAAATAGTTAAAAATTAAAAATCTAGCGTCTTTTTTTATATTGAGAAATTAACAATATAGAACTAAGGCGCTTTTTTGTACCAAATATAAACGCGTATTATGAACGTCAAATAAAATATCATCGTTCTCTTACATTCACTTTTATTTGAAGCGCTGTCCTTCTTTATTATTCTATCTTTTCAGTAGTGCTATTTTCTCCAGCGTCGTATCCAGTAAATTTAGCAAAATTTGAATATAAGACGATAAATACGATAGTCGAAGCACCAAACTTCCGCTACACTCATCCTAATATAATTGCTATTTTATAATACATGCCTGTCCATTATTCACTGGAATTACCTATGATTTTCGCTGACCCTGTCAATAATGCGCCGACAGCTATTCATAAAAATAAGATGCCTTTAGCTGTATTGGCACTGCTATCAGCTATGGCAATATTACCTGCCTGTAGCACTGTCTCTGTCAATAGACAGGCCTCTGCCAAGACGATTTCGGCGCAGCGAGGTAATATTGTCACTGATAACAAGCTCAGTAGTGATACCGCATCATTATTATTGTCAGCAGGGCTCAATGAGCAAGCCTGTATGCAGCAGTTTGAGCTTTGCTTAACGCAGCTTGCTGATAGCATGCTTAATAGGCACTATCGCCCAGCACTGGCTGCCTTTTCAGAGTTACACTATGCAAAAGCGCGCCAACTCGCTACCTCAAAAAGCTGTAGCAATGCGCTTGCCCGTCCGCCACTTGATCCCTATTATGCCAATGCACCTTTAGATGATGCTGAAGCTAAAGCGCAGCAGAGCAAAACCGAGATATGTTTAATCGACTATCAAGAGCGTCTCTTTGATGCCATCAAATCCAGCTATACCTACTTATTCTATGACAGTCTAGAGCATGATTTTGAAGGAGCCGATGAAAAAGTAAGTGGTGGGCGGGCAAAAAATCGTATCCCAAGCGATATCGATATCCAAACTCAAGATATCTATAATGCCGCGAGCAACGATGTTATTACTCAGCTTTATCAATCAACAGGCGACATGAACCAATTGATGCGCAATGTAAAAGTAGAGCATCTTGCCACGACCGCTAATACCAGCAGGCGTGATAGTAGTGAGCTTGACGTCAATGCAGCCATTGCCAATACTTCACCCGTCAAAGGACGGCCAACCGATCAAGTCAAAGTAATGAAGGTGCAAGTAGACAACTATCATTTAAACGTCTATTTGCCAAATGAAAACAACTATCTTAAAAATGCCAATGAGAAAAATTCTGCGCTAGCAGACTTAGTGTCTACTTATGAGCTGCGCTTGTCGGGGCTAAACTCCATTAGCAAGCGACCGGGTTTAGGTATCAGTTTGGTGGCGTCATTGGACGATCGCTATACCACCACTATTCGTCAATTATTACTCTCTTCGCTCTCAGGTCAAATCGGTCAAGAAGCTGCTAATGGCAGACTTGGCAACAATAGCGCAAGCAACGCCGCAAAAATTACTCAAGAAGAAGATGCCAGCTCACGCATTTATCCTACTGGGCATCTATTGATGACAGGACTGATTAAACCTACGGGCACTAGCGTACTCGACACCCTAAGTAGTGAGCAGCTAGATATCCATTTATATAACCCTTACCGCAGCGAGAGCGCCTCTATCTTAGGCGATGACTATCCACTGGCCGCCAACTTCTCTGCCGGTTATGGACTCTGGTTAGCAGAAAATCAGCTCGATGGTGTCGGCTATCTAAACCTTATTACCCGTCAAAAAGAAGCCAGTTTACCCAAACTTTTTATGCTTGAGCCCTATGACCCTAATAAACGCGTGATTATCATGCTGCATGGTCTGGCATCAAGTCCGGCAACGTGGGTCAATTTGACCAACGATATTTTTAATGATGATAAATTACGTAATAACTATCAGGTATGGCAGATTTTTTATCCGACCAATCTGCCTATTTTAGAAAATCGCTATCAAATCCAAAAATTAATCACTGCCACTTATCAGCAAACAGACCCTGCAGGGGAAAATCTTGCCAGTAAGAACAGCGTGATTATTAGCCATAGCATGGGCGGTATCATTGCTCGCATGATGTTATCTGATGATAATTTGGCGAATAATTTAGATGCATTGGACGATAATAGTTTATTAGCCAACAGCAGCCAGCGTCAGGTTGATGCCATGCTCAAGCAAGCCCTGACCAATAAGGAGCTGCGCAACCGTTTTGAATTAAATGCGCTACCGCAAGTTGATACGGCAGTATTTTTATCTTCCCCATTCCAAGGTACTGACTATGCCGATCGCTGGTTTACCCGTGCGTTACGCCGCATTATTTATCTGCCGGTAGGCTTAGTAAAAACCGTTACGGACAATTTGGCAACCATTGCTATCAAAGGCGACTTGGCGAATAACCCTCTAGGGGCGTTATACCTGCAAAATGGTGCCAGTCAATTGAGCGACAAATCCTCCTTTATTCAATTAACCAAAGACATTAGCATCAACAAACGTGTTACTTATCATTCGATTATTGCCAATAACGATGCTGATATCACAAGAGGTCTGGCAGCAATGCAACCGGAAGGCGTCAAACTTGATTTGTCGCAAGCAGTCATAGAAGATGATGATAGCGTGATTGAGACTGTCGATACCAGTAGCACCAGCAATGTAGAAAACTCAGATAATTTAAACGTTTCAGCTGCCGTAGTTGATGTAGGGACTGCAAAAGATGCGCCTGCTAAGACAGATACCTTGCCACCTGAAGCACTGGTCGCTGCTGTTATCG
The window above is part of the Psychrobacter cryohalolentis K5 genome. Proteins encoded here:
- a CDS encoding tetratricopeptide repeat protein is translated as MNAISQPTHSQRSPKFATLTALAAACAMMLSAPVNAAEIDASATATTSVPSAIDSSKRVIRLARPNAAVGATQAAITVQPEVATSTAAQVSAQANINTNQQSSAQVTNTQINNTQPTRALQNTIQNQAIQTNQNTELTGTTRVYERGPMVATGIDLRGGQLSNIPTPQVQLSDISFVPTILIAQQTGLGTDKLDVSLLDDFIKDTSPYARHYPPNFPNRTQRHYAREKIKVLTDWIEPYAKSPKASYDVLLRAAKLNGMGRNLDLGSEYTVRGGQYIDRAIKIKPDSGEANFIYGMMLSEGGGFKEGQKYLDQAVSLGYTEAEQSLAQSDVLSDRREKALERLRRLEQKVPDNTVIRQQIKLIEDGKFYIWDIPASNIKPNM
- the coq7 gene encoding 2-polyprenyl-3-methyl-6-methoxy-1,4-benzoquinone monooxygenase — protein: MRSLSKIDQLLLGVDKALRAVVPHSNPSTRPLPVSSDEIPELSITESRHVAGLMRINHTGEVCAQGLYHGQAFTAKDNSVKRAMQQSAEEEVDHLVWCETRLSELGSHPSVFTPLWYGMSFGLGAVAGAISNEFSLGFVAETEAQVSEHLQDHIGQLPPQDQRSKEILAQMDSEELHHRELALANGGAALSPLMRHTMRWMANRMKATAYHF
- a CDS encoding esterase/lipase family protein, which codes for MIFADPVNNAPTAIHKNKMPLAVLALLSAMAILPACSTVSVNRQASAKTISAQRGNIVTDNKLSSDTASLLLSAGLNEQACMQQFELCLTQLADSMLNRHYRPALAAFSELHYAKARQLATSKSCSNALARPPLDPYYANAPLDDAEAKAQQSKTEICLIDYQERLFDAIKSSYTYLFYDSLEHDFEGADEKVSGGRAKNRIPSDIDIQTQDIYNAASNDVITQLYQSTGDMNQLMRNVKVEHLATTANTSRRDSSELDVNAAIANTSPVKGRPTDQVKVMKVQVDNYHLNVYLPNENNYLKNANEKNSALADLVSTYELRLSGLNSISKRPGLGISLVASLDDRYTTTIRQLLLSSLSGQIGQEAANGRLGNNSASNAAKITQEEDASSRIYPTGHLLMTGLIKPTGTSVLDTLSSEQLDIHLYNPYRSESASILGDDYPLAANFSAGYGLWLAENQLDGVGYLNLITRQKEASLPKLFMLEPYDPNKRVIIMLHGLASSPATWVNLTNDIFNDDKLRNNYQVWQIFYPTNLPILENRYQIQKLITATYQQTDPAGENLASKNSVIISHSMGGIIARMMLSDDNLANNLDALDDNSLLANSSQRQVDAMLKQALTNKELRNRFELNALPQVDTAVFLSSPFQGTDYADRWFTRALRRIIYLPVGLVKTVTDNLATIAIKGDLANNPLGALYLQNGASQLSDKSSFIQLTKDISINKRVTYHSIIANNDADITRGLAAMQPEGVKLDLSQAVIEDDDSVIETVDTSSTSNVENSDNLNVSAAVVDVGTAKDAPAKTDTLPPEALVAAVIVNEEISQALTERLSDGIVPYTSAHLDGAASETVINGGHSIQENPQTILTLRRILHKQLQQ
- a CDS encoding MFS transporter, which gives rise to MANQFQLFKRRRFSAMFFTQFLGALNDNIFKQALILVLTYTAASQLGVEVSILNNLAAMLFILPYFLFSALAGQIADKFEKSKLTRLTKLLELSIMVIAAVGFVFEWYALLFVSLFLMGTQSTFFGPIKYAYLPQAMQENELVGANGLFQMGTSLAILLGMIIAGVLTQVPQPLYWISLTVLVVAILGYFAARSIPTMPAMQPDLKINWNIFTTSVSTVRYLYSLRFLFFVILGNSWFWFYGATFLTQTPEFSKVILHGDESVVIFLLTLFSVGVSIGSLLCKRLTKNQVSLRLLPFGIAGLSIFAIDLYFSLSGLSIDVSSETLIGVSGLFAISGSWRVFVDLFFLGFSGGLYIVPLYASMQAYAPKSHRARIVGANNIFNAIFMVGSAIFSIVVLNSLGMSLPQLFLVTGLLNIAFGVFLYTKLNKHIKHASIQTHDDQLNRHD